A genomic window from Salvia splendens isolate huo1 chromosome 11, SspV2, whole genome shotgun sequence includes:
- the LOC121753554 gene encoding caffeoyl-CoA O-methyltransferase-like has protein sequence MSQTAVATENQAGRHQEVGHKSLLQSDDLYQYILETSVYPREPEPMKELREITANHPWNIMTTSADEGQFLNMLLKLINAKNTMEIGVYTGYSLLATALALPDDGKILAMDINKENYELGLPVIEKAGVAHKIEFKEGPALPVLDQMVADGKYDGTYDFIFVDADKDNYLNYHKRLIDLVKVGGVIGYDNTLWNGSVVAPPDAPLRKYVRYYRDFVLELNKALAADPRIEICQLPVGDGITLCRRLC, from the exons ATGTCTCAAACCGCTGTTGCAACAGAAAACCAAGCCGGCCGGCATCAAGAGGTAGGCCACAAGAGCCTTTTGCAAAGCGACGACCTTTACCAG TATATTCTTGAAACAAGTGTGTATCCAAGAGAGCCGGAGCCCATGAAAGAGCTAAGAGAAATAACTGCCAATCATCCATG GAATATAATGACCACATCTGCGGATGAGGGGCAGTTCTTGAACATGCTTTTGAAGCTGATCAATGCCAAAAACACCATGGAGATTGGAGTCTACACCGGCTACTCTCTCCTAGCTACTGCCCTCGCCCTTCCCGACGACGGCAAG ATACTGGCAATGGACATCAACAAGGAGAATTACGAATTGGGGCTGCCAGTAATTGAGAAAGCTGGAGTTGCACACAAAATTGAATTCAAAGAAGGCCCTGCTTTGCCTGTTCTTGATCAAATGGTTGCAGAT GGGAAGTATGATGGCACATATGATTTCATATTTGTGGATGCTGACAAGGACAACTACCTAAACTACCACAAGAGGCTGATTGATTTGGTCAAAGTAGGGGGTGTGATCGGGTACGACAACACCCTGTGGAACGGCTCCGTGGTGGCCCCACCGGATGCGCCGCTGAGGAAGTACGTTAGGTACTATCGCGACTTCGTGCTGGAGCTCAACAAGGCGCTCGCGGCTGATCCCAGGATCGAGATATGCCAGCTGCCTGTCGGCGATGGGATTACCCTGTGCCGCCGCCTCTGCTGA
- the LOC121753825 gene encoding 40S ribosomal protein S16, whose amino-acid sequence MATPTATESVQCFGRKKTAVAVTHCKRGRGLIKINGKPIELVEPEILRYKAFEPILLLGRHRFAGVDMRIRVKGGGHTSQIYAIRQSIAKALVAFYQKYVDEQSKKEIKDILGRYDRTLLVADPRRCEPKKFGGRGARARFQKSYR is encoded by the coding sequence atGGCTACTCCAACCGCAACCGAGTCCGTGCAGTGCTTCGGCAGGAAGAAGACGGCAGTAGCGGTCACCCACTGCAAGCGCGGCCGCGGTCTGATCAAAATCAACGGCAAGCCGATCGAACTAGTGGAGCCGGAGATCCTCCGATACAAGGCGTTCGAGCCGATCCTCCTCCTAGGCCGCCACCGCTTCGCCGGAGTGGACATGCGCATCCGCGTCAAAGGCGGCGGTCACACCTCGCAGATCTACGCAATCCGGCAGTCCATTGCCAAGGCGCTCGTAGCGTTCTACCAGAAGTACGTGGACGAGCAGTCGAAGAAGGAGATCAAGGATATCCTTGGCAGGTACGACAGGACGCTGCTCGTCGCCGATCCCAGGCGCTGCGAGCCTAAGAAGTTTGGTGGTCGTGGTGCCCGCGCCAGGTTCCAGAAATCGTACCGTTAA
- the LOC121756567 gene encoding E3 ubiquitin-protein ligase MBR2-like: protein MQRGRSAINPFPEPFDLNQGSLPENTSMDHSVENQQSSYILGSTDGDVSRVSTTDGASRSFSGWDRGESSSSAINMQGSFPPSNATGYRNFVTGRSPAMQNFGSNNATMNLNLNDGQAWNHDCHRGSGAVAPHNLYKSGHSAVDQNPTSYASSSNIGAFSGRSSNSSENYDLAGPSFGSWGSSCKRKALEGTSGQFYPGGSSSSNQPTSKNIMQHPAHGSYNTSGSLSISSGPVNLSSTNLVEQVNPSVGVVGMNRVPHSPFPSSSVPGVAESSARHFAVRLNHGRHEPVGFDTPRSSSMRSSGVNASHFSRPIANTDTAELRSSLRLPMNPQNSLTQPHLMPVNEARGTHSYPWNGSLRSRGSSSSSSFTVYGESGHGAPEEINVRSSRRNNLEYPMTVSAPETRNVLPDQIDWSFAPGTSASSRNHPTGSRIGPSSGGRTYSGAWLPHQNPASQNHERLSESFPWIPSHRVEPESVTRRSHFSVLPSMDEAGNTSRHHLDQRSAALLMDIQGDDITGRRSLAAVEGRHRLIRQLLNAMRRGVHLQAEDYMLIDPFMNEFAELHDRHRDMRLDVDDMSYEELLALEERIGNVSTGLSEEQIRGSMKQRRHEARGSALPSMEPCCVCQEDYITGEDIGILNCGHEFHTSCIKQWLTLKNLCPICKTTALET, encoded by the exons ATGCAACGGGGGAGAAGTGCCATCAATCCCTTTCCCGAACCATTTGATTTGAACCAAGGATCACTTCCTGAAAACACCTCTATGGATCACTCTGTTGAAAACCAACAGTCCAGTTACATTCTTGGATCTACTGACGGGGATGTTAGTCGCGTTAGTACTACTGATGGCGCTTCTCGGAGTTTTAGTGGTTGGGACCGTGGCGAATCCAGCTCCAGTGCAATCAATATGCAAGGGTCCTTTCCTCCGTCAAATGCCACAGGTTACAGGAATTTTGTTACTGGCAGATCCCCGGCCATGCAAAACTTTGGCTCAAACAATGCTACCATGAATTTAAATCTGAATGATGGCCAAGCGTGGAATCATGATTGCCACCGAGGTTCTGGAGCAGTTGCACCTCATAATCTGTACAAATCTGGTCATTCAGCGGTGGACCAGAATCCAACTTCGTATGCTTCTTCAAGTAACATAGGAGCCTTTTCCGGCCGTTCTAGTAATTCCTCAGAAAATTATGATTTAGCAGGCCCATCTTTTGGTTCCTGGGGTTCATCTTGTAAGAGAAAGGCTCTCGAGGGCACTTCTGGACAATTTTACCCTGGTGGAAGTTCGAGCTCGAATCAGCCAACGAGCAAGAACATAATGCAGCATCCAGCTCATGGTAGTTACAATACATCAGGAAGCTTAAGTATATCTTCTGGTCCGGTGAACTTGTCTTCAACGAATCTTGTGGAACAAGTGAATCCAAGTGTTGGGGTTGTTGGTATGAATAGAGTGCCCCACAGCCCTTTTCCCTCTTCAAGTGTTCCGGGAGTGGCAGAAAGCTCGGCTAGACATTTTGCAGTAAGATTGAATCATGGACGCCATGAGCCAGTCGGGTTCGATACACCTAGAAGTTCGTCAATGAGGAGCTCTGGTGTTAACGCTTCCCATTTTTCAAGACCTATCGCAAACACTGATACTGCCGAATTGAGGTCATCACTCAGACTACCAATGAACCCACAAAATTCTCTGACTCAACCGCATTTGATGCCTGTAAATGAGGCAAGAGGAACACATTCATACCCTTGGAATGGTTCTTTGAGGTCACGAGGCAGTAGTTCGTCAAGTTCTTTTACAGTCTATGGAGAAAGTGGTCATGGAGCACCAGAGGAAATTAACGTTAGAAGTTCTCGTAGAAATAATCTCGAGTACCCCATGACGGTTTCTGCGCCAGAGACAAGAAATGTCCTGCCAGATCAAATCGATTGGAGTTTTGCTCCTGGAACTTCTGCATCTTCTAGGAATCATCCTACTGGTTCACGTATTGGTCCGAGTTCTGGAGGCAGGACCTATTCTGGTGCATGGTTGCCTCATCAAAACCCGGCATCACAAAATCATGAAAGGTTATCAGAATCTTTTCCTTGGATTCCTTCCCATCGAGTTGAGCCTGAATCCGTGACTCGCAGAAGTCATTTTTCAGTTTTGCCTTCAATGGACGAGGCAGGTAATACTAGTCGACATCATTTAGATCAAAGGTCAGCAGCACTGTTGATGGATATACAAGGCGATGATATTACTGGTCGGCGTTCTTTGGCTGCTGTTGAGGGCAGACATAGACTG ATACGTCAACTCTTGAATGCCATGCGGAGGGGTGTCCACTTACAAGCTGAG GATTATATGCTTATCGATCCTTTTATGAATGAATTTGCTGAGTTGCACGACAGACACAGAGATATGAGGCTTGATGTCGATGATATGTCCTATGAG GAATTATTGGCTTTGGAGGAGCGAATTGGGAACGTGAGCACCGGACTCAGTGAAGAACAAATCAGGGGCTCCATGAAACAGCGCAGGCATGAAGCAAGAGGAAGCGCACTGCCAAGCATGGAGCCGTGCTGTGTATGCCAG GAGGATTACATAACTGGAGAAGACATCGGAATATTGAACTGTGGGCACGAGTTTCACACAAGCTGCATCAAGCAGTGGCTTACGCTGAAGAACCTTTGCCCCATATGTAAAACGACGGCCCTGGAA